Proteins from one Ahaetulla prasina isolate Xishuangbanna chromosome 2, ASM2864084v1, whole genome shotgun sequence genomic window:
- the LOC131191924 gene encoding zinc finger protein OZF-like, with translation MESPGSKQPLEIMQRGEHFGQRSLQRNLGRPLKCSKCGKSFAHRSLLLIHRNLHMGNGSHLCFLCGNSFPGMWSFAKHLRSHPGLRPYKCGECGEHFAKGSDLGAHQRIHQGKRSQESWKRWGRFPGRRRLSRPQKSPAEEKPCKCVQCGLCFSQNSQLLKHQQIHTREKPYQCLECGKSFHFKQCFRKHEKIHTGQSPYKCFVCGKCFTRSSSLCKHNKTHTKEERKTCRECGKCFSSKFWLMQHQRIHTGERPYKCPECERRYVSLSALRKHQSTHTSGRLYKCKDCEKCFFFKGSLFRHQSVHTGEKPYQCIQCGTFFRTIFILRSHENVHRGEKKFKCLDCGKAFVSSFTLRNHCRIHTGERPYKCSECGETFHCQRHLTNHKRIHAGEEAYKCVQKNEKCPECEKCFGRKSNLIRHQKIHTGERPYQCPECEKRFVQLSELQIHQKGHTGEKPFKCGECEKCFITAARLRVHQRIHTGERPYKCEECGKCFSQKHHLTYHQKIHTRGKP, from the coding sequence ATGGAAAGCCCTGGAAGTAAGCAGCCCCTGGAAATTATGCAGAGGGGGGAACACTTTGGCCAAAGGTCCCTTCAGAGGAATCTGGGGAGACCCTTGAAATGCTCCAAATGCGGAAAATCCTTTGCTCACCGGTCCCTCCTTTTGATCCATCGGAACCTGCATATGGGAAATGGATCCCACCTGTGTTTTCTTTGTGGAAACTCCTTTCCTGGAATGTGGAGCTTTGCCAAACATCTCCGGAGCCACCCTGGACTGAGGCCTTATAAATGCGGAGAGTGCGGGGAGCATTTTGCTAAAGGCTCAGACCTTGGAGCCCATCAGCGAATCCACCAGGGAAAGAGATCTCAGGAATCCTGGAAGCGCTGGGGAAGATTTCCTGGAAGACGGCGTCTTTCTAGGCCTCAGAAGAGCCCAGCTGAAGAGAAGCCCTGCAAGTGTGTGCAATGTGGGCTGTGCTTTTCTCAAAACTCACAGCTGCTTAAACATCAACAAATCCACACCAGAGAGAAACCTTATCAATGTCTGGAGTGTGGGAAATCTTTCCACTTTAAACAATGTTTTAGAAAACATGAGAAAATTCACACAGGGCAGAGTCCTTATAAATGTTTTGtgtgtggaaaatgtttcactCGGAGCTCATCTCTTTGCAAAcataataaaacacacacaaaggaggaaaggaaaacgtGCCGagaatgtgggaaatgtttttcCAGCAAATTCTGGCTGATGCAACATCAGAGAATTCACACTGGAGAAAGACCCTAtaaatgtccagaatgtgagagaCGATATGTGAGTTTGTCGGCACTTCGGAAACACCAAAGCACACACACATCAGGAAGGCTCTATAAATGTAAGGATTgtgagaaatgttttttttttaagggaagtcTTTTTCGACATCAGAgtgtccacacaggggagaagccctatCAGTGCATCCAGTGTGGAACATTTTTTCGTACAATATTCATCCTCAGAAGTCATGAAAATGTTCACAGAGGAGAGAAAAAATTCAAATGTTTAGACTGTGGGAAAGCATTTGTTTCTTCATTTACCCTTAGAAATCACTGCCGAATACATACAGGAGAGAGGCCCTATAAATGCTCGGAGTGTGGGGAAACTTTTCATTGCCAGAGACATCTTACAAACCACAAGAGGATTCACGCAGGAGAGGAAGCTTACAAATGTGTGCAGAAAAATGAAAAGTGCCCAGAATGTGAGAAATGTTTTGGCAGGAAGTCAAACCTAATTCGACATCAGAAAATACACACCGGAGAAAGACCCTatcaatgcccagaatgtgagaaAAGATTTGTGCAATTGAGTGAACTTCAGATACATCAAAAGggacacacaggggagaagccctttAAATGTGGGGAGTGTGAAAAATGTTTTATCACGGCAGCACGGCTACGGGTTCATCAGagaatccacacgggggagaggCCATACAAATGTGAAGAGTGTGGGAAATGCTTTTCTCAAAAACACCACCTTACATATCATCAGAAGATCCATACACGAGGGAAGCCATAG
- the LOC131190477 gene encoding gastrula zinc finger protein XlCGF26.1-like — MGAELPFPPLAAWAAVPILGCPARLLLGPAPGRCRQENLWRKLCLQDPIWLSHRDQKFRLLSIWTHPPAHPSTFWPKFCLLQFPWIESCGREQPLETMQREEHVGQRSLQRNLGRLYKCSKCGKSFGHRSLLLIHRKLHTGNGSHLCFPCGNSFPGMWSFAKHLRSHPGLKPYRCGECGERFAKGSDLGTHQGIHQGKRSQESWKCWRRFPGRRHLSRPQKSLAEEKPCKCVQCGLCFSQTSQLLKHQQIHSREKPYRCLECGKSFRYKQLFRKHEIIHTGQSPYKCFECGKCFTRNSSLCQHNKTHTKESKTCLECGKSFSRKSCLLKHQRIHTGERPHQCPECGRCFGQKSALIRHQTIHTRERPNQWPECEKTFVDSYELRRHQRTHTGEKLYKCNDCDKCFSSKETLFQHQGIHTRVKPFMCIECGTFFRTIQSLRNHENVHRGEKKFKCLDCGKSFALSSTLRIHCKIHTGEKCHKCSVCGKSFRRKDGLVRHQRNHLEKQYKCPECGRSFGFKTSLMRHQRLHTGDTPFQCPQCEKRFVESAGLRRHQKRHTRELPYKCGECGKSFLTAKLLQVHQRSH, encoded by the exons ATGGGAGCTGAGTTGCCGTTTCCTCCACTTGCGGCTTGGGCGGCTGTGCCAATTCTTGGCTGTCCGGCAAGGCTGCTCCTGGGTCCCGCTCCGGGCAG GTGCCGCCAGGAAAACCTTTGGAGGAAGCTCTGCTTGCAGGATCCCATCTGgctcagtcaccgggaccagaagtTTCGTCTTCTCAGCATTTGGACTCATCCTCCTGCCCATCCTTCAACCTTTTGGCCAAAGTTCTGCTTGTTACAGTTTCCTTGGATTGAAAGCTGTGGACGTGAGCAGCCCCTGGAGACTATGCAGAGGGAGGAACACGTTGGCCAAAGGTCCCTTCAGAGGAATCTGGGGAGACTCTACAAATGCTCCAAGTGCGGGAAATCCTTTGGTCACCGGTCCCTTCTTTTGATCCATCGGAAGCTGCATACGGGGAATGGATCCCACCTGTGTTTTCCTTGTGGGAACTCCTTTCCTGGAATGTGGAGCTTTGCCAAACATCTCCGGAGCCACCCTGGACTGAAGCCTTACAGATGCGGAGAGTGCGGGGAGCGTTTTGCTAAAGGCTCGGACCTTGGAACCCATCAGGGAATCCACCAGGGAAAGAGATCTCAGGAATCCTGGAAGTGCTGGAGAAGATTTCCTGGGAGACGGCATCTTTCTAGGCCTCAGAAGAGCCTGGCTGAAGAGAAGCCCTGCAAGTGTGTGCAATGTGGGCTGTGCTTTTCTCAAACCTCGCAGCTTCTTAAACATCAACAAATCCACAGCAGAGAGAAACCTTATCGATGTCTTGAGTGTGGGAAATCTTTCCGTTATAAACAATTATTTAGAAAACATGAGATTATTCACACGGGGCAGAGTCCTTATaaatgctttgagtgtggaaaatgtttcactCGGAACTCATCTCTTTGCCAAcataataaaacacacacaaaggAAAGCAAAACGTGCCTAGAATGTGGGAAATCTTTTTCCAGGAAATCATGCCTGCTGAAACATCAGAGAATTCACACTGGAGAAAGACCCCATCAGTGCCCAGAATGTGGGAGATGTTTTGGCCAGAAGTCAGCTCTAATTCGACATCAGACTATACACACCAGAGAAAGACCCAATCAATGGCCAGAATGTGAGAAAACATTTGTGGATTCTTATGAACTTCGGAGACACCAAAGGACACACACGGGAGAAAAACTATATAAATGTAATGATTGTGATAAATGTTTTTCTTCGAAGGAAACTCTTTTTCAACATCAGGGTATCCATACACGGGTGAAGCCCTTTATGTGCATCGAGTGTGGAACATTTTTCCGTACAATACAAAGCCTCCGAAATCATGAGAATGttcacagaggggaaaaaaagttcaaaTGTTTAGACTGTGGGAAATCATTTGCTCTTTCATCAACCCTTAGAATTCACTGCAAAATCCATACGGGTGAGAAATGCCACAAATGCTCAGTGTGTGGGAAATCTTTTAGACGGAAAGATGGACTTGTGCGGCATCAgagaaaccacttagagaagcaaTATAAATGTCCAGAATGTGGGAGATCTTTTGGCTTCAAGACAAGCCTAATGCGACATCAGAGACTTCACACTGGAGACACACCCTTTCAATGCCCACAATGTGAGAAACGATTTGTGGAGTCTGCTGGACTTCGGAGACATCAGAAGAGGCACACGAGAGAGTTGCCCTATAAATGtggggagtgtgggaaaagttttctcACAGCAAAACTGCTTCAGGTTCATCAGAGAAGCCATTAG